The sequence below is a genomic window from Desulfofundulus luciae.
GACCGGTGGGTCCGGCATTATCCAGTGCCCAGCGGTAAAGGGCGCGGGCAGTATCCTGCTCGCCCCGCAGGGCGTGGACGATTCCCAACCAGAGGGTAGTCAATATCCAGGGGTTTCCGCCCCGGTAACCGTCCCATTCATAGCGATGAACGCCCCCTACCCGATTGTTACCCAGCACCCGGGTAATATTTTTCACAGTGGAATCCATTAAAGGATGGCCGGGTTCGAGTACCCGGAAGGGGAACACCAGGCCCAGAAGGGAGGAGTCAATGCGGGTGTCCTTTTCCACCCAGTAAATTTCATATAACCCAGGAGGTTCCTTGTCCTTCCAGGCCTGTTCGCCCCGGTCCAGGGCGCACTGGTAATCGTAGCAGCTAACCCGTCGGTTGATCCCCCGCAGGAAGCACTGCCGGTCTGGATTCCAGAGGTGGGTGAGAATGGATTTCCGTACAGTTTCCGCTGCCTCGCTCCATTTTTTTGCCTTTTCGGGTGCACCGATGCTTCCGGCCAGGGCCGCGGCACCTCTCAGTCCCCCGTAGATTGCCGCCGCTGCGTAGGTGCTCTGGATAAAGTTGTCTTCCCACAGGTCCAGCCCCGGTTCAGGCAACCCGTTTGGGGAAAGGTGTTCCACCAGATAAGCGGCACCTAAAAAAGTTGAAGGCCAGATTTCCTGCAAGAATTCCCTGTCCCGGGTCAGTTTGAAGTGGTGGTGGTAGCCCCATAAAACCGCTCCTACCTGGTCAATTTGTTTTCCCCAGGTGGGGGCCCAAAAACCATTGGTAAAGTAGCGCTGCTGCCAGCTTCCATCGGAATTCTGCACCCGGGAGGCGAAACGGTAGAATTCCCGGGCTTCCCGGTGATAGCCGGCCTCATCAAAGGCCAGGGCGGTATACATGCCGTCCCGAGGCCAGCAATAGCCGTACCCGCCGCAACCGGTATAAAAGGGGTCGAATTCAGGGGCTGCAATGCTGCCGCCCGTTTCCCGGTTGGTCAGGAGTTTTAAAACCATCAGGGACCGGCGAAAAGCGCCGTGCTCTTCCCCCTCTTCCCCCGGTAAGGGCCGGTGATTCAGCCAGCGTTCCCAAAAACCGGCCGTTTCTTCACGCCACTGTTGTCCCGATTTACCGGAAACCCTGGAGAGCAGCTCAAGAACGGCAGCTTCACTGGACGCGGCGGCCAGGTAAAGGGTCAATTCACGGGTTTCCCCGGGCAAAATCTCTCCCATTTCCCAGGCCACGGCTCCGGCTCCGGCGCGCAGGGTGGAAGAATCGCCGTAAAATTCGCCCCGGCTAGCCGGTTCAAGAGGATCGCCGGGGGTGTCCCGGCGGCCGGTATGGTATCCCACCAGGGGGTGACCCGGGGCCCTTAAGGCCAGAAAAATGTTGCGGCGGAATTGGATTAGCGTCTG
It includes:
- a CDS encoding glycoside hydrolase family 15 protein, with protein sequence MHRKLLPLLPGAVIGNGRMLATIKNTGELYRLFWPHIDQAQHLGQFIVGVRQTAPAPEGVWWLHEPPWHGEQHYLNETPVVLTCRRRDDVALLVEQADFILPDEDVLARQYRLTNLSDRVRTLNLVVYCTFLIDESALYDTMYLELTHQTLIQFRRNIFLALRAPGHPLVGYHTGRRDTPGDPLEPASRGEFYGDSSTLRAGAGAVAWEMGEILPGETRELTLYLAAASSEAAVLELLSRVSGKSGQQWREETAGFWERWLNHRPLPGEEGEEHGAFRRSLMVLKLLTNRETGGSIAAPEFDPFYTGCGGYGYCWPRDGMYTALAFDEAGYHREAREFYRFASRVQNSDGSWQQRYFTNGFWAPTWGKQIDQVGAVLWGYHHHFKLTRDREFLQEIWPSTFLGAAYLVEHLSPNGLPEPGLDLWEDNFIQSTYAAAAIYGGLRGAAALAGSIGAPEKAKKWSEAAETVRKSILTHLWNPDRQCFLRGINRRVSCYDYQCALDRGEQAWKDKEPPGLYEIYWVEKDTRIDSSLLGLVFPFRVLEPGHPLMDSTVKNITRVLGNNRVGGVHRYEWDGYRGGNPWILTTLWLGIVHALRGEQDTARALYRWALDNAGPTGLLPEQVDKERGGPAWVIPLGWSHAMFILLHLALQGKLSFAKEK